The following proteins come from a genomic window of Corallococcus sp. NCRR:
- a CDS encoding CsbD family protein, whose translation MGEWTDKAKGKVKETVGVATGDRSLEAEGKADTLKGKVKGVVEDVKHAIKDKTDEREEVRRGDADPYQR comes from the coding sequence ATGGGCGAGTGGACTGACAAGGCCAAGGGGAAGGTGAAGGAAACCGTGGGCGTGGCGACGGGCGACCGTTCGCTGGAAGCCGAAGGCAAGGCGGACACGCTCAAGGGCAAGGTCAAGGGCGTGGTCGAGGACGTGAAGCACGCCATCAAGGACAAGACCGACGAGCGCGAGGAAGTGCGTCGCGGTGACGCGGATCCGTATCAGCGCTAG